The Benincasa hispida cultivar B227 chromosome 9, ASM972705v1, whole genome shotgun sequence genome has a segment encoding these proteins:
- the LOC120086999 gene encoding monocopper oxidase-like protein SKU5: MPWLRFFHLLLPISAAFLLLCLKRIALAGDPYVFFDWTVSFISASPLGVKQKVIGINGQFPGPVLNVTTNWNVVVNVKNDLDEPLLLTWNGIQHRKNSWQDGVSATNCPIPAGWNWTYQFQVKDQIGSFFYFPSLNFQRAAGGYGGITINNRDVIPLPFPVPDGDITIFISDWYTKSHKELRKNVENGIHLGVPDGIVINGEGPFRFDNALVSDGIPFHTINVEPGKTYRLRVHNIGISTSLNFRIQNHNLLLVETEGSYTVQQAYANMDIHVGQSYSFLVTMDQNASNDYFIVASSRFLNSSSLAGTTGVAILHYSNSQGPASGPLPDPPNELDTFFSMNQARSIRWNVSAGAARPNPQGSFKYGQITVTDVYVILNRPAELINGKWRRTLNGLSYFTPSTPLKHAQQFSIPGVYKLDFPTRMMDRHPKLDTSLINGTFKGFMEIIFQNNDKNVQTYHLDGYAFFVVGMDFGVWTENSRGTYNKWDGVARCSTQVFPGAWTAVLVSLDNAGIWNLRSENLDSWYLGQELYVSVVNPEVDKSEIPMPDNTIYCGLLSSLQKDQSQRFKFSGVASSADPFHSIKAVLIMTLMATFIR, from the exons ATGCCATGGCTTCGCTTCTTCCACCTTTTACTTCCCATCTCTGCTGCTTTTCTTTTGTTATGCCTCAAAAGAATCGCTCTCGCAGGTGACCCTTATGTCTTCTTCGATTGGACTGTCTCTTTCATCTCTGCTTCTCCACTTGGTGTTAAACAGAAG GTCATTGGTATTAACGGACAGTTTCCTGGACCTGTGCTCAATGTAACTACGAACTGGAATGTTGTTGTCAATGTTAAAAATGACCTTGATGAGCCTTTGCTTCTGACATG GAATGGTATACAACACAGAAAAAACTCTTGGCAAGATGGTGTTTCTGCGACTAATTGTCCAATTCCTGCTGGGTGGAACTGGACATATCAGTTTCAGGTCAAAGATCAAATAGGGAGTTTCTTTTACTTCCCTTCCTTGAATTTCCAGAGAGCTGCTGGTGGATATGGAGGAATCACCATAAATAACAGAGACGTTATACCATTGCCCTTTCCGGTGCCAGATGGAGATATCACAATCTTCATTAGTGATTGGTATACCAAGAGTCATAAG GAATTAAGGAAGAATGTCGAGAATGGGATTCACCTTGGTGTTCCTGATGGTATCGTTATCAATGGAGAGGGTCCTTTTCGTTTCGATAATGCTCTTGTTTCTGACGGTATTCCTTTTCATACAATAAATGTTGAACCTG GGAAAACATATCGCCTGCGAGTGCACAATATTGGAATCTCAACGAGCTTGAATTTTAGAATACAAAATCACAACTTACTTTTGGTCGAGACTGAAGGATCATACACGGTTCAGCAGGCTTATGCAAATATGGATATTCATGTGGGTCAATCATATTCATTTTTGGTTACAATGGACCAAAATGCTAGCAATGATTACTTCATTGTTGCCAGTTCTAGATTTCTTAATTCATCTTCTCTGGCTGGAACTACCGGAGTGGCTATCCTGCACTATTCCAATTCTCAAGGACCTGCTTCAGGTCCTCTTCCCGATCCTCCTAATGAATTGGAcacatttttctcaatgaatCAAGCAAGATCTATAAG ATGGAATGTTTCTGCTGGTGCTGCTCGTCCAAACCCACAGGGATCTTTCAAGTATGGTCAAATCACTGTCACGGATGTATATGTGATACTAAACCGACCTGCAGAGCTTATAAATGGGAAATGGCGAAGGACCTTAAATGGCTTATCATACTTCACACCTTCAACTCCACTTAAACATGCTCAACAATTTAGCATCCCAGGTGTCTACAAACTTGATTTTCCGACTCGAATGATGGATAGGCATCCCAAACTCGACACATCTCTGATTAATGGTACTTTCAAAGGTTTTATGGAgattatttttcaaaacaatGACAAAAATGTTCAGACCTACCATTTGGATGGCTATGCATTTTTCGTTGTTGG CATGGATTTTGGAGTGTGGACTGAAAATAGCCGAGGGACTTACAATAAGTGGGATGGTGTTGCCCGCTGCTCAACACAG GTCTTTCCTGGAGCTTGGACTGCAGTTCTAGTGTCCCTTGACAATGCTGGCATATGGAATCTTCGTTCCGAAAATCTCGACTCGTGGTATTTGGGCCAAGAACTTTACGTGAGTGTTGTAAATCCAGAGGTTGACAAAAGTGAGATACCAATGCCTGATAATACCATATATTGTGGCCTTCTTTCTTCCTTGCAAAA GGATCAGTCTCAGAGATTCAAGTTTTCTGGTGTGGCATCCAGTGCTGACCCATTTCATTCAATTAAGGCTGTATTAATCATGACATTGATGGCAACATTCATCAGGTAA